One genomic window of Corythoichthys intestinalis isolate RoL2023-P3 chromosome 18, ASM3026506v1, whole genome shotgun sequence includes the following:
- the cnih2 gene encoding protein cornichon homolog 2 — protein sequence MAFTFAAFCYMLTLVLCAALIFFVIWQIIAFDELRTDFKNPIDQSNPTRARERILNIERICNLLRRLVVPEYSIHGLFCLMFMCAGEWVTLGLNIPLLFYHLWRFFHRPADGSEVMYDPVSVMNADILNYCQKESWCKLGFYLLSFFYYLYSMVYALVSF from the exons ATGGCGTTCACCTTTGCGGCCTTTTGCTACATGCTCACCTTGGTGCTGTGTGCCGCCCTCATCTTCTTTGTCATTTGGCAG ATTATTGCATTTGATGAACTGCGCACAGATTTCAAAAACCCTATCGACCAGAGCAATCCCACCAGAGCG AGGGAAAGGATTCTCAATATTGAACGAATCTGCAACCTTCTTCGACGA CTGGTGGTACCGGAGTATTCTATCCACGGGCTCTTCTGCCTGATGTTCATGTGTGCCGGAGAATGGGTCACACTTGGCCTCAATATCCCGCTTCTCTTCTACCATCTCTGGAG GTTTTTCCATCGGCCAGCTGATGGGTCAGAGGTCATGTACGATCCAGTCAGTGTAATGAATGCAGACATCCTCAACTACTGTCAGAAGGAGTCGTGGTGCAAACTGGGCTTTTATCTACTGTCGTTCTTCTATTATCTCTACAG